A single region of the Anderseniella sp. Alg231-50 genome encodes:
- the rpoB gene encoding DNA-directed RNA polymerase subunit beta produces MSQTFIGRKRIRKFFGNIHEVAEMPNLIEVQKDSYDQFLQVLDPEGGRLAEGLQAVFKSVFPISDFSGQAMLEYVTYEFEEPKYDVEECQQRGMTFAAPLKVTLRLIVFEIDEDTGAKSVKDIKEQDVYMGDIPLMTKNGTFVVNGTERVIVSQMHRSPGVFFDHDRGKTHSSGKLLFAARIIPYRGSWLDFEFDAKDIVHVRIDRRRKLPVTALLHALGMDSEEILHTFYNTVSCTASKDGWRMPFDPDRYRGVKPTADLVDAKTKKVVVEAGTKITPRLARKLAEEGLKELLVDDESLYGHFVADELVDAKTGEIHAEAGAEIDEALMTGLTEAGYKELRLLDIDHINTGAYIRNTLIADKVESYEQALVDIYRVMRPGEPPTRETAEALFSGLFFDPERYDLSSVGRVKMNMRLELDAPDTMRVLRKEDIVAVVKTLAELRDSKGEIDDIDHLGNRRVRSVGELMENQYRLGLIRMERAIKERMSSVDIDTVMPHDLINAKPAAAAVREFFGSSQLSQFMDQTNPLSEITHKRRLSALGPGGLTRERAGFEVRDVHPTHYGRICPIETPEGPNIGLINSLATFARVNKYGFIETPYRKVINGKVSDEVVYLSAIEESKPHIAQANVELTKDGKFAEDLVLVRQHGEVMTVPSERVDFVDVSPKQLVSVAAALIPFLENDDANRALMGSNMQRQAVPLVRTDAPLVGTGMEAVVARDSGAAITARRSGVVDQVDAKRIVIRATEETDPTKSGVDIYTLYKFQRSNQNTCINQRPLVRVGDRLKAGDIIADGPSTDLGDLALGQNVLVAFMPWNGYNFEDSILLSERMVRDDVFTSIHIEEFDVMARDTKLGPEEITRDIPNVGEEALKNLDEAGIVYIGAEVHPGDILCGKITPKGESPMTPEEKLLRAIFGEKASDVRDTSLRLPPGVAGTVVEVRVFNRHGIDKDERALAIEREEIERLAKDRDDELAILDRNSYGRLSDFLKGKQAAGGPKGHKIEGKLTEAVLDDVPRSQWWQIALSNEKALAELEAMRQQYDESKKRLENRFLDKVEKLQRGDELPPGVMKMVKVFVAVKRKIQPGDKMAGRHGNKGVVSRIVADEDMPYLEDGQPVDIVLNPLGVPSRMNVGQILETHLGWACRGLGKQIGDMVDAYRENQNAKVLRKEIEHIYGENEEIAALEDDDLADLGDSLRGGVAIATPVFDGAKEENISELLEHAGLSTSGQVTLFDGRTGEPFDRQVTVGYIYILKLHHLVDDKIHARSIGPYSLVTQQPLGGKAQFGGQRFGEMEVWALEAYGAAYTLQEMLTVKSDDVAGRTKVYEAIVRGDDAFEAGIPESFNVLVKEMRSLGLSVDLQSTE; encoded by the coding sequence ATGTCGCAAACGTTTATTGGCCGCAAACGTATTCGCAAGTTCTTCGGCAACATTCATGAAGTTGCCGAGATGCCAAACCTCATCGAGGTGCAAAAGGACAGCTATGATCAATTCCTTCAGGTGCTTGATCCTGAAGGAGGCCGCCTTGCAGAAGGTCTGCAGGCGGTATTCAAGTCAGTCTTCCCGATCAGTGATTTTTCGGGACAGGCAATGCTGGAATATGTCACCTACGAGTTCGAGGAACCAAAGTACGACGTTGAAGAGTGTCAGCAGCGCGGCATGACGTTTGCCGCACCGCTCAAGGTGACGCTGCGCCTGATCGTGTTTGAAATCGACGAAGATACCGGCGCCAAGTCCGTCAAGGACATCAAGGAGCAGGACGTGTACATGGGCGATATCCCGCTCATGACCAAGAACGGCACGTTCGTCGTGAACGGCACCGAGCGCGTGATCGTGTCCCAGATGCACCGTTCGCCGGGCGTTTTCTTCGACCATGACCGTGGCAAGACCCATTCTTCAGGCAAGTTGCTGTTCGCCGCTCGCATCATTCCTTACCGCGGTTCCTGGCTCGACTTTGAATTCGACGCCAAGGATATCGTGCATGTCCGTATTGACCGCCGCCGCAAGCTGCCGGTGACGGCGCTGCTGCATGCGCTGGGCATGGACAGCGAGGAAATCCTGCACACCTTCTACAACACCGTGTCATGTACGGCGTCGAAAGACGGTTGGCGGATGCCGTTTGATCCTGATCGCTATCGTGGTGTGAAGCCGACTGCCGACCTGGTCGATGCCAAGACCAAGAAGGTCGTTGTCGAAGCCGGCACCAAGATCACACCGCGCCTGGCCCGCAAGCTGGCGGAAGAAGGTCTCAAGGAACTGCTGGTCGACGACGAGAGCCTCTACGGTCACTTCGTTGCTGACGAGCTTGTGGATGCCAAAACCGGTGAAATTCATGCTGAAGCCGGTGCGGAGATCGACGAAGCCCTGATGACCGGCCTCACCGAAGCCGGTTACAAGGAACTGCGTCTTCTGGACATCGACCACATCAATACCGGCGCCTACATCCGCAACACGCTGATCGCCGACAAGGTCGAAAGCTACGAGCAGGCGCTGGTCGACATCTATCGTGTCATGCGTCCCGGTGAACCACCGACGCGTGAAACGGCTGAAGCCCTGTTCAGCGGCCTGTTCTTTGATCCCGAGCGCTACGACCTGTCATCGGTCGGTCGCGTCAAGATGAACATGCGTCTTGAACTGGATGCGCCTGACACGATGCGTGTTCTGCGCAAGGAAGACATTGTCGCTGTCGTCAAGACACTGGCTGAGCTGCGTGACAGCAAGGGCGAGATCGATGACATCGACCACCTTGGCAACCGTCGTGTGCGTTCGGTCGGCGAACTCATGGAAAATCAGTATCGCCTCGGCCTGATCCGCATGGAACGCGCCATCAAGGAGCGCATGTCTTCGGTCGACATCGATACTGTCATGCCGCATGACCTGATCAACGCCAAACCGGCTGCTGCCGCAGTGCGTGAGTTCTTCGGTTCCTCGCAGCTGTCGCAGTTCATGGACCAGACCAATCCGTTGTCGGAAATCACCCACAAGCGCCGCCTGTCTGCGCTTGGCCCGGGCGGCCTGACCCGTGAGCGTGCCGGCTTTGAGGTTCGCGACGTGCATCCGACCCACTATGGCCGTATCTGCCCGATCGAAACACCGGAAGGTCCCAACATCGGCCTGATCAACTCGCTGGCCACATTTGCCCGCGTCAACAAGTATGGTTTCATCGAGACACCATATCGCAAGGTGATCAACGGCAAGGTATCCGATGAAGTCGTGTACCTGTCGGCTATCGAGGAATCCAAGCCGCACATCGCGCAGGCCAACGTAGAGCTGACCAAGGACGGCAAGTTTGCCGAAGACCTTGTTCTGGTTCGCCAGCATGGTGAAGTGATGACGGTTCCGTCTGAACGTGTGGACTTTGTCGACGTGTCGCCGAAACAGCTTGTTTCGGTAGCAGCGGCTCTCATCCCGTTCCTGGAAAACGATGACGCCAACCGTGCGCTCATGGGCTCGAACATGCAGCGTCAGGCTGTGCCGCTCGTGCGCACTGACGCACCGCTTGTCGGTACCGGCATGGAAGCTGTTGTTGCCCGCGATTCCGGTGCTGCCATCACGGCACGGCGCTCTGGTGTCGTGGATCAGGTGGATGCAAAGCGTATCGTTATCCGCGCAACTGAGGAAACCGATCCGACAAAGTCCGGCGTCGACATCTACACGCTGTACAAGTTCCAGCGCTCAAACCAGAACACCTGCATCAACCAGCGTCCGCTGGTTCGTGTCGGTGACAGGCTGAAGGCCGGAGACATCATTGCCGACGGACCGTCTACCGATCTGGGTGACCTCGCGCTTGGCCAGAACGTGCTGGTCGCGTTCATGCCGTGGAACGGCTACAACTTCGAGGACTCCATCCTGTTGTCCGAGCGCATGGTGCGTGATGACGTGTTCACCTCGATCCACATCGAAGAGTTCGACGTCATGGCCCGCGATACAAAGCTCGGCCCTGAGGAGATAACCCGCGATATACCGAACGTGGGCGAGGAAGCTCTGAAGAACCTGGACGAGGCTGGTATCGTTTACATTGGTGCTGAAGTGCACCCGGGCGATATCCTGTGCGGCAAGATCACACCGAAGGGCGAAAGCCCGATGACACCGGAAGAAAAGCTTCTGCGTGCCATCTTCGGTGAAAAGGCATCTGATGTTCGCGATACATCGCTGCGTCTGCCGCCCGGCGTTGCCGGCACGGTCGTCGAGGTCCGGGTTTTCAACCGCCACGGCATCGACAAGGACGAACGTGCCCTGGCTATCGAGCGTGAAGAGATCGAACGCCTTGCCAAGGACCGCGATGACGAACTCGCCATTCTTGACCGCAACTCCTATGGCCGCCTGTCTGACTTCCTGAAAGGCAAGCAGGCTGCCGGTGGGCCGAAGGGCCACAAGATCGAGGGCAAGCTTACAGAAGCCGTCCTTGACGATGTGCCTCGTTCGCAGTGGTGGCAGATTGCCCTGTCCAACGAAAAGGCACTGGCGGAACTTGAAGCCATGCGCCAGCAATATGACGAGTCCAAGAAGCGACTTGAAAACCGCTTCCTCGACAAGGTCGAAAAGCTGCAGCGTGGTGACGAACTGCCGCCGGGCGTCATGAAGATGGTCAAGGTCTTTGTCGCCGTGAAACGCAAGATCCAGCCGGGCGACAAGATGGCCGGCCGCCACGGCAACAAGGGCGTGGTGTCGCGAATCGTTGCTGATGAGGACATGCCATACCTTGAAGACGGTCAGCCGGTTGATATCGTGCTGAACCCGCTCGGCGTGCCAAGCCGGATGAATGTCGGTCAGATACTGGAAACCCACCTGGGTTGGGCCTGCCGCGGTCTCGGCAAGCAGATTGGTGACATGGTTGATGCGTATCGCGAAAACCAGAACGCCAAGGTTTTGCGCAAGGAAATCGAGCACATTTACGGTGAAAACGAAGAAATCGCCGCATTGGAAGACGATGATCTTGCCGATCTGGGTGATTCACTGCGTGGCGGTGTTGCGATTGCGACACCGGTGTTTGACGGAGCCAAGGAGGAAAACATCTCCGAGCTTCTCGAACATGCCGGCCTGAGTACGTCCGGACAGGTGACCTTGTTCGACGGCCGCACCGGCGAGCCATTCGACAGACAGGTAACAGTGGGATATATCTATATTCTCAAGCTTCACCATCTGGTTGATGACAAAATCCATGCCCGTTCCATTGGCCCTTACTCGCTCGTTACCCAGCAGCCGCTGGGCGGCAAGGCGCAGTTCGGCGGACAGCGGTTCGGTGAAATGGAGGTTTGGGCTCTCGAAGCGTATGGCGCAGCCTATACCTTGCAGGAGATGCTCACTGTGAAGTCGGATGACGTTGCAGGCAGAACCAAGGTTTATGAGGCGATTGTGCGTGGTGATGATGCGTTCGAGGCCGGTATCCCGGAAAGCTTTAACGTGCTCGTAAAGGAAATGCGCTCGCTGGGTCTCAGCGTCGACCTTCAAAGTACAGAGTAA
- the rplL gene encoding 50S ribosomal protein L7/L12 — MADLAKIVDDLSNLTVMEAAELSNMLEEKWGVSAAAPVAVAAAGGGAGEAAAEAKDDFDVVLEAIGDKKIEVIKEVRAITGLGLKEAKDLVEGAPKTVKEACPKAEAEELQKKLEAAGAKVSLK; from the coding sequence ATGGCTGATCTTGCTAAGATTGTAGACGACCTGTCGAACCTGACAGTTATGGAAGCTGCTGAGCTTTCCAACATGCTTGAAGAAAAATGGGGCGTTTCTGCCGCTGCTCCCGTTGCTGTTGCCGCCGCTGGTGGTGGTGCTGGCGAAGCTGCTGCAGAAGCCAAAGACGACTTCGACGTTGTTCTTGAAGCCATCGGTGACAAGAAAATCGAAGTCATCAAGGAAGTACGTGCCATCACCGGCCTGGGCCTGAAGGAAGCCAAGGACCTGGTTGAAGGCGCACCGAAGACCGTCAAGGAAGCTTGCCCGAAGGCAGAAGCAGAAGAACTTCAGAAGAAGCTCGAAGCAGCTGGTGCCAAGGTCTCGCTCAAGTAA
- the rplJ gene encoding 50S ribosomal protein L10 translates to MDRAEKKTLVATLNTVFKETGVVVVTHNLGLTVPQINDLRKKMAEAGGATKVAKNRLAKLALEGTDAAGITDLFTGPTMLSYSDDPVAAPKIVSTFAKGNDKLVVLGGVLGSTVLDANGVKALADLPSLDELRAKLVGMIQTPATRIAGVTQAPAGQLARVIKAYADKGEAA, encoded by the coding sequence GTGGATAGAGCAGAAAAAAAGACGCTCGTCGCAACTCTCAACACCGTTTTCAAGGAAACCGGTGTTGTGGTGGTGACCCACAATCTCGGCCTGACAGTTCCGCAGATCAATGACCTGCGTAAAAAGATGGCAGAGGCTGGCGGGGCAACGAAAGTTGCCAAGAACCGTCTGGCAAAACTTGCTCTTGAAGGCACTGATGCCGCCGGTATCACCGACCTGTTCACAGGTCCAACCATGTTGTCCTATTCGGATGACCCGGTTGCAGCACCGAAGATCGTTTCAACGTTCGCCAAGGGCAACGACAAGCTTGTCGTCCTCGGCGGGGTTTTAGGGTCGACGGTTCTGGATGCCAATGGTGTCAAGGCACTTGCTGACCTGCCGTCGCTCGATGAGCTGCGGGCGAAGCTTGTGGGCATGATCCAGACGCCGGCCACCCGTATTGCGGGTGTTACGCAGGCGCCTGCCGGTCAGCTCGCACGGGTTATCAAGGCCTATGCTGACAAGGGAGAAGCGGCTTGA
- the rplA gene encoding 50S ribosomal protein L1: MANKGKRYSKAVDGIDRDKLYSAAEAVKMVKERAVAKFDETIELAMNLGVDPRHADQMVRGVVALPAGTGRDVRVAVFARDAKADEAKEAGADIVGAEELVEKVQKGDIDFDRAIATPDMMPLVGRLGKVLGPRNLMPNPKVGTVTPDVAAAVKAAKGGSVEFRVEKAGIIHAGVGKASFKEDQLLENVKAFIGAVSRAKPSGSKGTYIKRVSVSSTMGPGLKIDVASVSGE, from the coding sequence ATGGCAAACAAGGGAAAAAGATATTCCAAGGCTGTCGATGGTATCGATCGCGACAAGCTCTACAGCGCCGCCGAAGCGGTAAAAATGGTCAAGGAACGCGCTGTCGCGAAGTTCGATGAAACCATTGAACTGGCCATGAACCTGGGCGTTGATCCACGCCACGCCGACCAGATGGTCCGCGGTGTTGTGGCTCTGCCGGCCGGTACCGGCCGCGATGTTCGCGTTGCGGTTTTTGCCCGCGATGCCAAGGCTGACGAAGCCAAGGAAGCCGGAGCAGACATCGTCGGTGCGGAAGAACTGGTGGAAAAGGTCCAGAAGGGCGATATCGATTTTGATCGCGCCATTGCCACACCGGACATGATGCCGCTGGTTGGTCGTCTTGGTAAGGTCCTGGGACCGCGCAACCTGATGCCGAACCCCAAGGTCGGTACGGTGACACCGGATGTCGCCGCTGCAGTCAAGGCAGCCAAGGGCGGATCGGTTGAGTTTCGCGTCGAAAAGGCCGGCATTATTCATGCCGGTGTCGGCAAGGCGAGCTTCAAGGAAGATCAACTGCTTGAAAACGTGAAGGCATTCATCGGTGCGGTATCACGGGCCAAACCATCAGGGTCCAAGGGTACGTATATCAAGCGTGTTTCTGTTTCGTCGACAATGGGCCCCGGCCTGAAAATCGACGTGGCGTCCGTGTCCGGCGAGTAA
- the rplK gene encoding 50S ribosomal protein L11 translates to MAKKVLGYIKLQIPAGQANPSPPVGPALGQRGLNIMEFCKAFNAATQQAEPGSPIPVVITAFQDKSFSFEMKTPPASFFLKKAAKIKSGHAETGRGSFIGKVTRAQLREIAEKKMVDLNARDLDAAEKIIAGSARSMGLEVVG, encoded by the coding sequence ATGGCGAAGAAAGTTCTCGGCTATATCAAGCTGCAAATTCCGGCTGGGCAGGCAAATCCGTCCCCGCCGGTAGGCCCCGCTCTTGGTCAGCGCGGTCTGAATATCATGGAATTCTGCAAGGCGTTCAATGCTGCTACCCAGCAGGCTGAACCAGGCTCACCGATCCCGGTCGTGATCACTGCTTTCCAGGACAAGTCTTTCAGCTTCGAAATGAAGACGCCACCTGCGTCGTTCTTTCTGAAGAAGGCTGCAAAGATCAAGTCCGGTCACGCGGAAACCGGCAGGGGCAGCTTCATCGGCAAGGTGACGCGCGCCCAGTTGCGTGAAATTGCAGAAAAGAAAATGGTTGATCTCAATGCACGCGACCTCGACGCAGCAGAAAAGATCATCGCAGGTTCAGCCCGTTCGATGGGCCTGGAAGTGGTAGGGTAA
- the nusG gene encoding transcription termination/antitermination protein NusG, producing MTKRWYIVHAYSNFEKKVADSIKEQAAIKGLGDLFDEVLVPTEEVVEMRRGRKVQSERRFFPGYVLVKMDMTDEAYHLIKNTPKVTGFLGHDNKPMPITEDEATRILSQVQEGVERPRPTIMFEVGEQVRVAEGPFASFNGLVEDVDEERARLKVAVSIFGRATPVELEFGQVEKL from the coding sequence ATGACTAAGCGGTGGTACATCGTCCACGCCTACTCGAATTTCGAGAAGAAGGTGGCGGACTCGATCAAGGAGCAGGCGGCCATCAAGGGCCTCGGTGACTTGTTCGATGAAGTTCTGGTGCCGACGGAAGAGGTCGTCGAAATGCGCCGTGGCCGCAAGGTTCAGTCCGAGCGCCGTTTCTTCCCCGGTTACGTGCTGGTGAAGATGGATATGACGGATGAGGCTTATCACCTCATCAAGAACACACCGAAAGTGACCGGCTTTCTGGGGCACGACAACAAGCCCATGCCGATCACCGAGGACGAGGCGACCCGCATCCTGAGCCAGGTTCAGGAAGGTGTTGAGCGCCCACGGCCGACCATCATGTTTGAGGTTGGCGAACAGGTACGTGTTGCCGAAGGCCCGTTTGCGTCCTTCAACGGTCTTGTCGAAGACGTTGATGAGGAACGCGCCAGGCTCAAGGTGGCGGTTTCGATTTTTGGCCGGGCAACTCCGGTCGAGCTGGAATTCGGTCAGGTGGAGAAACTGTAA
- the secE gene encoding preprotein translocase subunit SecE, which yields MAKTNPFEFFQQVRQETAKVTWPTRRETIITTIMVLILSAAAALFFLGVDAILKWVVDLILFRS from the coding sequence ATGGCAAAGACCAATCCGTTTGAGTTTTTTCAGCAGGTCCGTCAGGAAACCGCGAAGGTTACCTGGCCCACCCGGCGTGAAACCATCATCACCACAATCATGGTGCTGATACTTTCGGCTGCTGCCGCTCTGTTTTTCCTGGGCGTAGATGCGATTTTGAAATGGGTTGTCGATCTGATCCTCTTCAGATCCTGA